In a genomic window of Arachnia rubra:
- a CDS encoding ABC transporter ATP-binding protein gives MTTRIACHGITKSYGENVVLKDLDFWVDAGELVTLVSPSGGGKTTLLNILGGLTTADQGVVEVAGQDLSQLDEDGRASLRRHAIGIVHQSSYLFPWLSVNENLEIAPGSRAPASWLAEVRRNLGIDEFHDTEINKLSGGQRRRVCILRALQMEAKVLLLDEPTTGLDDHLASCVRRALRDLADRGCAVVVATHEEAISAAADRAIALRGRRTIL, from the coding sequence ATGACGACCAGAATCGCGTGTCACGGCATCACGAAGTCGTATGGCGAAAACGTCGTGCTCAAAGATCTCGATTTCTGGGTCGACGCCGGCGAATTGGTGACGCTCGTATCGCCGTCCGGCGGTGGGAAAACCACCTTGTTGAACATCCTGGGAGGTTTGACCACGGCGGATCAGGGTGTCGTCGAGGTGGCGGGGCAGGACCTCAGCCAGCTGGACGAGGACGGTCGGGCCAGCCTCAGGCGCCACGCGATCGGCATCGTCCACCAGTCGAGTTACCTGTTTCCCTGGCTCTCGGTGAACGAGAACCTGGAGATCGCTCCCGGCTCCCGCGCTCCCGCCTCGTGGCTCGCGGAGGTCAGGAGAAACCTAGGGATCGATGAATTCCACGACACCGAGATCAACAAGCTCTCCGGCGGGCAGCGACGCCGGGTGTGCATCCTGAGGGCCCTGCAGATGGAGGCGAAGGTCCTGTTGCTGGACGAACCGACCACTGGACTCGACGATCACCTGGCTTCCTGCGTTCGGCGGGCGTTGCGGGATCTTGCCGACCGGGGCTGCGCGGTCGTCGTCGCGACCCACGAGGAGGCCATCTCAGCAGCAGCGGATCGTGCGATTGCTCTCCGCGGAAGGAGGACCATCCTATGA